One window of Fusobacterium polymorphum genomic DNA carries:
- the pbpC gene encoding penicillin-binding protein 1C, with translation MLKNINFKKVIIFFITLFIFLFIYLIKVYITYDPQKLVEEVNYSKVVLDRKGQILSVFLNNEEEFHIKYDGEVPETLKIAVINYEDKKFYSHSGVDYPRILKSFFNNITGGKKMGASTISMQVVKLLEPKKRTYFNKLVEVVKAYKLESKFSKEEILKIYLNNVPYGSNIVGYSGAIKMYFNKEVKDLSYAEAALLAVLPNSPGILNLKKNNDKLETKRNRLLKTLLDRKLIDERQYKFSLLEKFPNKIYYYEKKAPQFSIFLKNKYPEKIIKSTLDYNLQKKLEKIVHDYSNAMKDVGINNAAVLVVNNKTKEVLAYVASQDFYDKRNNGEIDGLQAKRSPASLLKPFLFALSIDDGLIVPDSIYPDVPIYFGNFYPKNSTNTFTGMVKIEEALIKSLNIPFVKLLSDYGVDRFYYFLENNDNYPEDRFDKYGLSLILGTREMRPVDIAKLYTGLANYGKVSNLKYTLTEDKPREHQQFSKGASYLTLDTLSRVVRPGNENLYSEQRPISWKTGTSYGMKDAWAVGVSPDYTVLVWLGNFNQKSIFSLSGVETAGNLLFKVFNIVDINSKTFEKPTDDLKEIEIDEKTGYRKFYDVESKKVPYPKEAKLLRISPYYKKIFVDEDDMEIDSRSPNFDKRKEKIVIEYPIEVSNYFFLNGVRENKNVKIAYPVQNLNIFVPKDFDGYKKVSMKLYNPNNEYVYWYLDEDYVGYSNEKEKFFELDIGKHKLTIVTENGAREEVKFNINKR, from the coding sequence ATGTTAAAAAATATTAATTTTAAGAAAGTGATTATTTTTTTCATAACTCTTTTTATATTTCTTTTTATTTATTTAATAAAAGTATATATAACTTATGACCCACAAAAATTAGTAGAAGAAGTGAATTATAGTAAAGTTGTTTTAGATAGAAAAGGGCAAATTTTATCTGTATTTTTAAATAATGAAGAAGAATTTCATATAAAATATGATGGAGAAGTCCCTGAAACACTTAAAATAGCAGTTATTAACTATGAAGATAAAAAGTTCTATTCACATTCTGGAGTAGATTACCCTAGAATATTAAAATCATTTTTTAATAATATAACAGGTGGAAAAAAAATGGGAGCAAGTACAATAAGTATGCAAGTTGTAAAGTTACTTGAGCCTAAAAAAAGAACATACTTTAATAAATTGGTGGAAGTTGTCAAAGCATATAAATTAGAAAGCAAATTTTCAAAAGAAGAAATTTTAAAAATCTACTTAAATAATGTTCCCTATGGTTCAAATATAGTTGGATATTCTGGAGCTATAAAGATGTATTTTAATAAAGAAGTAAAAGATTTAAGTTATGCAGAGGCAGCACTTTTAGCAGTTTTACCAAATTCACCTGGAATTTTAAACTTAAAAAAGAATAATGATAAACTTGAAACTAAAAGAAATAGACTTTTAAAGACTTTACTGGATAGAAAATTAATAGATGAAAGACAGTACAAATTTAGTTTACTTGAAAAATTTCCTAATAAAATTTATTATTATGAGAAAAAAGCACCACAATTTTCTATATTTTTGAAAAACAAATATCCTGAAAAAATTATAAAGTCAACTTTAGATTATAATTTACAGAAGAAATTAGAAAAAATTGTACACGATTATTCAAACGCAATGAAAGATGTAGGAATAAATAATGCAGCTGTCTTAGTTGTAAATAATAAAACTAAGGAAGTCCTTGCCTATGTTGCTTCACAAGATTTTTATGATAAAAGAAATAATGGTGAAATTGATGGTTTACAAGCTAAAAGGTCTCCTGCCTCACTTTTAAAACCATTTCTTTTTGCCTTATCAATAGATGATGGACTTATAGTTCCAGATAGTATTTATCCTGATGTACCAATATATTTTGGAAATTTCTATCCCAAAAATTCAACTAATACTTTTACAGGTATGGTAAAAATAGAAGAGGCACTTATAAAATCTTTAAATATACCTTTTGTTAAACTATTGTCAGATTATGGAGTGGATAGATTTTATTACTTCTTAGAAAATAATGATAATTATCCAGAAGATAGATTTGATAAATATGGACTTTCTTTAATCTTGGGAACAAGAGAGATGAGACCTGTTGATATAGCAAAATTATATACGGGACTTGCAAATTATGGAAAGGTATCAAATTTAAAATATACTTTAACAGAAGATAAACCAAGAGAACATCAACAATTTTCTAAGGGAGCAAGTTATTTGACACTTGACACTTTATCTAGGGTAGTGAGACCAGGAAATGAAAATTTATATAGTGAACAAAGACCTATTTCTTGGAAAACAGGGACTAGTTATGGTATGAAAGATGCTTGGGCAGTTGGAGTAAGTCCTGATTATACAGTTCTTGTTTGGTTAGGAAATTTCAATCAAAAATCTATTTTTTCATTATCAGGAGTAGAAACAGCAGGAAATCTATTATTTAAAGTTTTTAATATAGTGGATATAAATTCAAAAACTTTTGAGAAGCCAACAGATGATTTAAAAGAAATAGAAATTGATGAAAAAACAGGTTATAGAAAATTTTATGATGTGGAAAGTAAAAAAGTTCCATATCCTAAGGAAGCTAAATTATTGAGAATATCTCCATACTATAAAAAAATATTTGTTGATGAGGATGATATGGAGATTGATTCAAGAAGTCCAAATTTTGATAAGAGAAAAGAAAAAATTGTGATAGAATATCCAATAGAAGTTTCAAACTATTTCTTCTTAAATGGTGTCAGAGAAAATAAGAATGTAAAAATTGCTTATCCAGTGCAAAATTTAAATATCTTTGTTCCAAAGGATTTTGATGGTTACAAAAAGGTATCTATGAAATTATATAATCCTAATAATGAATATGTTTATTGGTATCTTGATGAAGATTATGTAGGCTATTCAAATGAGAAAGAGAAGTTTTTTGAACTTGATATAGGAAAACATAAACTTACTATTGTTACAGAAAATGGAGCAAGGGAAGAAGTAAAATTTAATATAAATAAGAGGTAG
- a CDS encoding ABC transporter permease, producing MIEFFIAKKQMFERKKQSILSIVGVFIGITVLIVSLGVSNGLDKNMINSILSLTSHITVYSPENIQDYEEISKDIETLKGVKGVVPTIETQGIVKYEGGIEPYVAGVKVVGYDLEKAVKTMNLDKYIIDGKIDFEDKKGVLIGNELAKATGASVGDKIKLITSEETDLEMNVAGIFQSGFYEYDINMVLIPLTTAQYITYSDNTVGRLSVRLDNPYDAQEIVFDVARKLPETYFIGTWGEQNKALLSALTLEKTIMLVVFSLIAIVAGFLIWITLNTLVREKTKDIGIMRAMGFSKKNIMLIFLIQGIILGIIGIILGIIVSLILLYYIKNYAVDLVSNIYYLKDIPIEISLKEIAIIVGANFIVILISSIFPAYRAARLENVEALRYE from the coding sequence ATGATAGAATTTTTTATAGCAAAAAAACAGATGTTTGAAAGAAAGAAACAAAGTATTTTATCCATTGTTGGAGTTTTTATAGGAATAACAGTTTTAATAGTTTCACTTGGTGTTTCAAATGGGCTAGATAAAAATATGATAAATAGTATATTATCATTAACTAGCCATATAACTGTATATTCACCAGAAAATATTCAAGACTATGAAGAAATTTCAAAGGATATAGAAACATTAAAAGGTGTTAAAGGTGTTGTTCCTACAATAGAAACACAAGGAATTGTAAAATATGAAGGTGGAATAGAACCTTATGTTGCAGGAGTAAAAGTTGTTGGTTATGACTTAGAAAAAGCTGTTAAAACAATGAATTTAGATAAGTATATAATTGATGGAAAAATAGATTTTGAAGATAAAAAGGGAGTTTTAATAGGAAATGAATTAGCTAAAGCAACAGGAGCATCAGTTGGAGATAAAATAAAATTGATCACTTCTGAAGAAACTGACTTAGAAATGAATGTAGCTGGAATATTTCAAAGTGGTTTCTATGAATATGATATAAATATGGTACTTATTCCACTAACAACTGCCCAATATATAACATATAGTGATAACACTGTTGGTAGATTATCAGTGAGATTAGATAACCCTTATGATGCACAAGAAATTGTATTTGATGTAGCAAGAAAACTTCCTGAAACTTATTTTATAGGAACTTGGGGAGAACAAAATAAAGCATTGCTTTCTGCTTTGACTTTAGAAAAAACAATAATGCTTGTAGTATTTTCTCTTATAGCTATTGTTGCAGGTTTCTTAATATGGATAACTTTAAATACTCTTGTAAGAGAGAAAACAAAAGATATTGGAATTATGAGAGCAATGGGATTTTCTAAGAAAAATATCATGTTAATATTTCTAATACAAGGAATAATATTGGGAATAATAGGAATAATATTAGGAATAATTGTATCATTAATTTTACTTTATTATATTAAAAATTATGCAGTGGATTTAGTTTCTAATATTTATTATTTAAAGGATATTCCAATAGAAATTTCTTTAAAAGAAATAGCTATTATTGTTGGAGCAAACTTTATAGTAATTTTAATTTCTAGTATATTTCCTGCTTATAGAGCTGCTAGACTTGAAAATGTGGAGGCACTTAGATATGAATAA